Genomic segment of Denticeps clupeoides chromosome 13, fDenClu1.1, whole genome shotgun sequence:
GTCCTCGTTCAGAACTCCTCCTGGGTCTCCCGGTCCCGGCCACGATGCCCCGGGGTCCTTACGCCTGGTTTTAGACGCTGGGACAGACAGTCACGGCTCCGAGTCAACTTCTACAGGCCTGTCCTCGTCCCTTTCTCATCAGCGCCGCACCCCGTTTAAAACGACCTACGACTGATGCATGTTAGAAGCCAAGcgaacatttatttcttatatatcccaaaatcacatacagtgaagtgattgtcacttgtgagacacagcagcacagcacacggtgcacacccatcaccctaggtgagcagtggacaccatgacaggtgcccggggagcagtgtgtggggacggtgccttgctcggtgacacctcagtggcaccttggcggatcgggattcgaaccggcaaccttctgattacggggccacttccttaaccgctaggccaccactgcccatacaGTACGTCTCGATGGGTTTTCagaggccctacagttgacaccccaacacttgacccttctgcacacaaggaacaactccacacagagagaaaaaaggtgggaagagaCGTTGGGACGGAGAAAAacagagagggacgtccttccagggtagactGAGCCTGCAGGTGgcgtcagtgcagggttggtgatggtctgtcctacagttgtagacgtggagaagtccaaaatgtagtccaatGATCTACCGAGGTGGCTGGACACAGATTTTAATGTTTGACAGGAGGACATATCTGAGGGAAATGATTCTCCAGACCGGCGACTTTGTCCTAGAAGATGAGTTGTCCGACCGGGCGGAACGTAGAGGGCAGCAGCGCGTTCTGCGTGAAAGAGCCGACGCCCCAAGGACCCGGAGCAGAGCTGCCGAAGGAACGTCCAGAATGGACTGTCTCAGCGTCCCAGCAGAGAGGACAGAGGGCTGGTACCTTTCCCTCATGGCGCCCAGCACCAAAGGACCAAAATATGCCTGGCTGGACCCGTCCCGCCTCTACTGCAACTCCCAGGTACGGACCCCGTCCCCCCCGGTTCCGGCCGCGGCGAGGAACGTCCGCGCCGTGACTCCTCGGCTCTTTATGCTCCGCCTCCAGGCTCTGGCCGACTGTGTGAAGGACCTTCTGAAGCCGTTCCAGGACGAGGCCATCGACCTGGTGGCCGGGATCGACGCCATGGGATTCATTCTGGGTAAGAAGCGAGGGACAAAGTCACACGTGGACCGCGAAGTCCCTCTCCGCACGCCGGAGGGACGATTTATTTTCAGCAGCGGGATGAAATGTCACCTCCAGGCAGCAGAGACGCtaaatttaaacacacacacacacacacacacacacacacttatcacCATGCGCAGGGTCAGCGGTGGCCACCACTCTGGGAAGAGGCTTCCTGGCCATCCGGAAGGCCGGACACCTGTGCGTTCCGACTCGGACTCGGGAATACACCGACTATTCCGGCCGAGAGAAGACGATGGAGGTGCGCCTGGACGTTCTGCGACCAGGTACCGTCTTCATCCTCCTCACGGCCGCGCTCAGTTCTACTACGTTATGCCGATCGTGACGGTAGGAACGAGTGAGCGCGTTTAAGtggattttaaaatgtgaaaatccgACTTGTCCACCGGCGTGTCCTGGTGTTCCTCTGGTGTTCCAGGTCTCAGGGTCCTGATCGTGGACCAGTGGATCGAGACCGGGGGGACCATGAAGGCGGCGATCCAGCTGGTGGAGGAACTGGGAGCCACGGTGGCGGGTGAgtccccgtcccccgtccccggCGGCGCGCCGCGTGTCTCCTGTGACGCGTCCCTCTTCTCCCGGTAGGCGTGGCCGCCGTGGCCATCGAGAACAGCGACGGGGGGCGGTGGATTAAGCAGCGGTACCGACACGCCCACTGCATCCCCGAGCGGCTTCAGGAGCAGATCGACAAGCAGGACCTCCAGACGATCAGGACAGTCAGCGGCTCGGACCGCTGACAACGCGTCCGAGACGAGATCATGTCCCGTCTGCAGCCCTACTGTtccccgagagagagagagagagagagagagagagagagagacactcacgccacattcagaaaaataaagattCCGAAGGTGAAACTGATTAATATTCATCGTGGCTTTATTAACAGTACCGACAGGAAACGGGTCCGTTCGTACTCAGGAAATGACGTGTAAACACAACACTGCGCTGCTgcggtcaaacacacacagtcaggggatatttgtgtgtgtatccagCTTTGGTTcccttatttaaaaaatgtagagCCCTTAGAAagcgtggctgtgtgtgtgtgtgtgtgtggctgtgtgtttttatttacggctgtgtgtgtgtgtatatgtgtgtggctgtgtgcatgtgtgtgtctgggggagtgtgtgcgtgtgtgtatatgtgtgtggctgtgtgcatgtatatgtgtgtgtgtctgggggagtgtgtgtgtgtgtgtatgtgtgtctgtgtgtgtaatatatatatatatatatatatatatatatatatatatatatatatatatatatatatatataaaatgtgtgtgtgtgtgtgtatatgtatgtgtatgtatgtgtgtgtgtgcgtgtgtgtatgtctgtgcgtgtgtgtgtgagcatcaCTGGCAGCAGTTGGACTGTTTCTTCTTGGGCGTGGCGTACAGGTTGCTGGAGCAGCTGTCAATCTCTGTGAAAGGCCGGAGAAGACACGATGTCACCATAACACACAAAGTCACCAAAAAGTCCTCATCATTGCTGGTGTGACATGTATAAATAAGGAATTTAAAAGAACGTACTGACGACGTCGGCGATGCGGCGCGACCCGCTCCTCTCCAGCTCGGCCAGGACGCTGGCCTCGAACGTCAGCGCCGCCACGCGGAAGAAGAAGTCCCTCACGCCATCGCCTGCAGCGACAGTCAACCAATCAGGTTCAAACGCCACGCCCCCGAAACGCAACAGATTCTAATTCCCCGCCCACCGCAATGAGACAGATTCAAATTCCCCGCCCACCAAAATATGACAACCCCACCAGGGAGAGGCTCACCCGACAGAGACGACACCGCCCAATACTCCGCCTTCATCTCCTGGGCGACTCGGACGGCGTCTTCCTCCATCTGCAAATACTGTCCAGGAGACTGAGGACGAAACTGCTTTTAATGTTCATGTGACTGGAACCGGATCCAGGCGAGTCCAGGTAtctgtgcgtgagtgtgtgtgtgtgtgtgtgtgagacagagagagagtgtgtgtgcgtgtgagtgtatgtatgtatgagagagatagtgtgtgtgtgagaaagtgtgtgtgtgagagagagagtgtgagagagtatgagagtgtgtgtgtgtgtgtatgagagagagagagcgtgtgtgagggtgattgtgtgtgtgtgtgtgtgtgagagggtgtgtgtgagagagagtatgtatgtgtgagagagagagagagcgtgtgtgagaaagtgagcgtgtgtgagagagtgtgagagtgtgtgtgtgtgtgtgagagagtgtgattgtgtgtgtgtgagagagtatgagagtgtgtgtgtgtgtatgagagagagagagcgtgtgtgagggtgattgtgtgtgtgtgtgtgtgtgtgtgtgagagggtgtgtgtgagagagagtatgtatgtgtgagagagagagagagcgtgtgtgagaaagtgagtgtgtgtgagagagtgtgagagtgtgtgtgtgtgtgtgtgtgtgtgtgtgtgagagtgtgattgtgtgtgtgtgagagagtatgagagtgtgtgtgtgtgtgtgtatgagagagagagagagcgtgtgtgagggtgagtgtgtgtgtgtgtgtgtgtgagagagagtgtgtgtgtgtgtgtgtgtgtgtgtgtgtgtgtgtgtgtgtgtgtgtggtgtgtgagagagcgtgtgtgtgtgtgtgtgtgtgtgtgtgtgtgagactctcACACTCAGGTCCTTCTTGGTCCCGACCAGGAAGAGCAGGGCGCTCGCCGGGTCGTTTTCCTTCAGCGCGTCTTCAAGCCACCGTctgtggagagagggagacgcaTCAACCACCTGCTTTGACCCGGACCGCAGGACGCAGGACGAGGGACGTCTGTCACCTGGTGTGGTCCAGAGAGGAGACGTCGGTCAAGTCGAACGCGATGATGATGGCTGGAAGAGAAAAGCAACTTTGTTGTGTTACAAGACGGGCGAATCCGCAGTGAAGGGACGTGATGTGACGGCACCTTGCGCTCCTCTGTAGTACGTCGAGGCGATGCATTTAAAGCGTTCCTGACCAGCGGTGTCCCACCTGCAGAACACAGACTCTGGGTGAcggcccaacacacacacacacgcgtacacacacacacacacacacacacacacacttacagctGCAGGCTGAATGGAACCCCCATAACCTCGAAGCGCTCCATCTCGAAGTCCACGCCGATGGTGGCCTTGTAGTTCTTGTCGAACGCGTCCTTGCAGAACCTGCGGGGGGACGGGAGGCGGTCGGGTGGGTGCGGGCGTGGCACGGGCGTGGCGTGTGAGTGACGCGGTTAACGGGGCCGCGGGCTCACCTGTTGATCAGGCAGGTCTTCCCCACAGCCAGGTCCCCCACCACAATCACCTTGGAGATTTTGAACCTGCTGAGAGAGAGACGAGGACGGTGTCACGCGGGACTCCGGGTCCTGCGCCGTTCTCGCGGCGAGACAGAAGATCCCTCACCCCACCGTCCCCGTCCTCTGTTCCTGACACGCTGTCCGCACTTGGTCGCGGAACCCGTCCTTCACCTGAAGCGCCGCCTCCTTCCTGAAAGCCTGAAGACACAGAGgacaaggtcagaggtcaaatacctcggggcagtggtggcctagaagttaaggaagcggccccgtaatcagaaggttgccagtttgaatcccgatccaccgaggtgccactgagcaaagcaccgtccccacacactgctccccgggcgcctgtcatggtgcccactgctcactcagggtgacggtcagaggacacatttcactgtgtgcaccgtgtgctgtgctgcagtgtttcacaatgacaatcacttcactcgtTAAATGAGCAATACTCAGTAACCCGGATCTCTGAGCAATTCCGATTcttgactttactttacttaattttgcagacgcttttatccaaagcgacttacaggaggaagaaaCCAGCAGTTCTCGTTCGATTTCCATAGATTtggagtttacaaaactaagagccctgataaggcccaacttgtaaaaaaaaaagaacatgctcagaaattGTTATGTGCTAGACGAattttttaatttgtgcagtgtgtgtgcatgtgtgtgtgtgtaagggttagatttgtctgaaatactttgaataagtgggttttcaactgcttcttaaaggtgcaCGATTCCCGTGCACTGACTCGAGTTAGTAGCGCTAACCCGTCCGTTAGCGGTTCAGATTCAGATGGTGCAAAGAAACTGTAAGTTAACTTTTATGTTTTAGTGTGACGGAGATTAAAATTTAGACGTGGTGTAGTTAGGAGTcaaaggattcggttcaattgacacctcagattcatgactcacGAGTTACTTCATGGATCCTGTTGAGTCATGAATCCCACAGCACTAGAACTCATCAGTAAATCATCACGTGTgtatgtgagcgtgtgtgtgagtgagtgagtgtatgtttgtatgtaagtgagtgtatgtgtgtatgtgtgagtgagtgtgtgtgagtgtatgcatgtctgtgtctatgtgagtgtgtgtgagtgagtgtatgtgtgtgtgagtgtgtgtgagtgtatgcgtgtgtctatgtgagtgtgtgtaagtgtgtgtatgtgtgagtgagtgtgtgtgtgtgagtgtatgtgtgagtgagtgtgggtgagtgagtatgtgtgtgtatgtgtgagtgagtgagtatgtgagtgtgtgtgagtgtatgtgagtgagtgagtgtatgtgtgagtgagtgtgtgtgagtgtatgcgtgtgtgtgtgtctatgtgagtgtgtgtgagtgagtgtatgtgtgtatgtgtgagtgagtgtgtg
This window contains:
- the rab34a gene encoding ras-related protein Rab-34a isoform X1 — protein: MSVLPPVRRDRVIGQFPKAFRKEAALQVKDGFRDQVRTACQEQRTGTVGRFKISKVIVVGDLAVGKTCLINRFCKDAFDKNYKATIGVDFEMERFEVMGVPFSLQLWDTAGQERFKCIASTYYRGAQAIIIAFDLTDVSSLDHTRRWLEDALKENDPASALLFLVGTKKDLSFRPQSPGQYLQMEEDAVRVAQEMKAEYWAVSSLSGDGVRDFFFRVAALTFEASVLAELERSGSRRIADVVKIDSCSSNLYATPKKKQSNCCQ
- the LOC114802406 gene encoding uncharacterized protein LOC114802406 isoform X2, producing MIYRGGWTQILMFDRRTYLREMILQTGDFVLEDELSDRAERRGQQRVLRERADAPRTRSRAAEGTSRMDCLSVPAERTEGWYLSLMAPSTKGPKYAWLDPSRLYCNSQALADCVKDLLKPFQDEAIDLVAGIDAMGFILGSAVATTLGRGFLAIRKAGHLCVPTRTREYTDYSGREKTMEVRLDVLRPGLRVLIVDQWIETGGTMKAAIQLVEELGATVAGVAAVAIENSDGGRWIKQRYRHAHCIPERLQEQIDKQDLQTIRTVSGSDR
- the LOC114802406 gene encoding uncharacterized protein LOC114802406 isoform X1, translating into MIYRGGWTQILMFDRRTYLREMILQTGDFVLEDELSDRAERRGQQRVLRERADAPRTRSRAAEGTSRMDCLSVPAERTEGWYLSLMAPSTKGPKYAWLDPSRLYCNSQVRTPSPPVPAAARNVRAVTPRLFMLRLQALADCVKDLLKPFQDEAIDLVAGIDAMGFILGSAVATTLGRGFLAIRKAGHLCVPTRTREYTDYSGREKTMEVRLDVLRPGLRVLIVDQWIETGGTMKAAIQLVEELGATVAGVAAVAIENSDGGRWIKQRYRHAHCIPERLQEQIDKQDLQTIRTVSGSDR
- the rab34a gene encoding ras-related protein Rab-34a isoform X2, with amino-acid sequence MSVLPPVRRDRVIGQFPKAFRKEAALQVKDGFRDQVRTACQEQRTGTVGFKISKVIVVGDLAVGKTCLINRFCKDAFDKNYKATIGVDFEMERFEVMGVPFSLQLWDTAGQERFKCIASTYYRGAQAIIIAFDLTDVSSLDHTRRWLEDALKENDPASALLFLVGTKKDLSFRPQSPGQYLQMEEDAVRVAQEMKAEYWAVSSLSGDGVRDFFFRVAALTFEASVLAELERSGSRRIADVVKIDSCSSNLYATPKKKQSNCCQ
- the rab34a gene encoding ras-related protein Rab-34a isoform X4; translated protein: MSVLPPVRRDRVIGQFPKAFRKEAALQVKDGFRDQVRTACQEQRTGTVGFKISKVIVVGDLAVGKTCLINRFCKDAFDKNYKATIGVDFEMERFEVMGVPFSLQLWDTAGQERFKCIASTYYRGAQAIIIAFDLTDVSSLDHTRRWLEDALKENDPASALLFLVGTKKDLSSPGQYLQMEEDAVRVAQEMKAEYWAVSSLSGDGVRDFFFRVAALTFEASVLAELERSGSRRIADVVKIDSCSSNLYATPKKKQSNCCQ
- the rab34a gene encoding ras-related protein Rab-34a isoform X3 — protein: MSVLPPVRRDRVIGQFPKAFRKEAALQVKDGFRDQVRTACQEQRTGTVGRFKISKVIVVGDLAVGKTCLINRFCKDAFDKNYKATIGVDFEMERFEVMGVPFSLQLWDTAGQERFKCIASTYYRGAQAIIIAFDLTDVSSLDHTRRWLEDALKENDPASALLFLVGTKKDLSSPGQYLQMEEDAVRVAQEMKAEYWAVSSLSGDGVRDFFFRVAALTFEASVLAELERSGSRRIADVVKIDSCSSNLYATPKKKQSNCCQ